In Romboutsia lituseburensis, a genomic segment contains:
- a CDS encoding superoxide dismutase family protein, which yields MDKSCLNYDIQKIFSEYNQSKPDAYAQIKGGLLAPCIKGTIYLYQLDEGVYIKAYITGIPNINNESSSFHGFHIHEVGDCSVGNEKNPFAGAKSHYNPTNVSHPMHAGDLPPILSSDGIGILSVFTNRFTVNEVIGKSFILHEGYDDFTSQPAGNSGSRWACGVIYHYKQ from the coding sequence ATGGATAAATCTTGTCTGAATTATGATATACAGAAAATTTTTTCTGAATACAATCAATCTAAGCCAGATGCATATGCTCAAATAAAAGGTGGTCTTTTAGCTCCGTGTATAAAAGGAACAATATATCTATATCAGTTAGATGAAGGAGTATATATAAAAGCATATATAACAGGGATTCCTAATATAAATAATGAGTCTAGTTCATTCCATGGATTCCATATTCATGAAGTAGGAGATTGTTCTGTTGGAAACGAAAAAAATCCATTTGCAGGAGCAAAATCTCATTATAATCCTACCAACGTTTCTCATCCTATGCATGCAGGGGACTTACCTCCAATATTATCTTCTGATGGGATAGGTATACTTTCAGTGTTTACTAATAGATTTACGGTAAATGAGGTTATAGGTAAATCCTTTATACTTCATGAAGGATATGATGATTTTACTTCACAGCCTGCAGGAAATTCAGGATCTAGATGGGCTTGTGGGGTTATATATCACTATAAACAATAA
- a CDS encoding DMT family transporter, which yields MFYIIIAILSGVTIVTARVINYVLADKIGMYQSTFFNYVLGLIGSIFLLIVSGETFKLFSVDSYTASWFTYTGGIVGVFVVTLSSYLSAKVSAFYLTLLLFIGQLFTGIFIDYLFSGQLSAYQLIGGFLVILGLGYNLFIDKVKSEKSTEVLDNNV from the coding sequence ATGTTTTATATAATTATTGCTATTTTATCAGGTGTTACAATTGTTACTGCGAGAGTTATTAATTATGTCTTAGCTGATAAGATAGGCATGTATCAAAGTACCTTTTTTAATTATGTACTTGGATTAATAGGCTCTATTTTTTTACTAATTGTAAGTGGTGAAACATTCAAATTATTTAGTGTTGATTCTTATACTGCCTCATGGTTTACTTATACAGGAGGAATTGTTGGCGTTTTCGTTGTTACTTTATCTTCATATTTATCTGCTAAAGTATCTGCTTTTTACTTAACCCTTTTACTATTTATTGGCCAATTATTTACTGGTATTTTTATAGATTATTTATTTAGTGGGCAATTATCGGCTTATCAATTAATTGGAGGATTTTTAGTAATTTTAGGACTTGGATATAATCTATTTATAGATAAGGTAAAATCTGAAAAATCTACAGAAGTTTTAGATAATAATGTTTAA
- a CDS encoding methionine ABC transporter ATP-binding protein, with protein sequence MISLRNISKTYTSENIKVEALKNVNIEVEEGEICGVIGFSGAGKSTLVRCINLLEEPTSGKVFVDNKELTSLTSKELREARKNIGMIFQHFNLMKSKTVFKNIAYPLKHSGLSKEEIKTRVYELLELVGLSDKASSYPNHLSGGQKQRVAIARALANNPKVLLCDEATSALDPQTTQSILKLLKDINQKLGLTIVIITHEMNVVKEICDKVAVMENGYIVEQNDLIHIFTRPKTKVTKDFISTVFQENKIYELLEKDYFLKEINEDELLAKIVFIGQNTGQAFISKISRQFKIDASILFGNIEIVQSTPIGYLVVKLSGQIENILNVEKYLKENNIELEVIKHGKFNNKLTTKCS encoded by the coding sequence TTGATATCACTTAGAAATATAAGTAAAACGTACACATCAGAAAATATTAAGGTAGAGGCATTAAAAAATGTAAACATTGAAGTTGAAGAAGGTGAGATTTGTGGAGTTATTGGATTTAGTGGCGCTGGAAAAAGTACATTAGTACGTTGCATTAATTTATTAGAAGAGCCAACATCAGGAAAAGTCTTTGTAGATAATAAAGAGCTTACATCGTTAACATCAAAGGAATTAAGAGAAGCTAGAAAAAATATCGGTATGATTTTTCAGCACTTTAATCTAATGAAGTCAAAAACAGTTTTTAAAAATATAGCATATCCATTAAAACATAGTGGGCTAAGTAAAGAAGAAATTAAAACTAGAGTGTATGAACTTTTAGAATTAGTAGGATTAAGTGATAAAGCAAGTAGTTATCCAAATCATCTAAGCGGAGGCCAAAAGCAAAGAGTTGCAATTGCAAGGGCATTAGCTAATAACCCAAAGGTTTTATTATGTGATGAAGCTACATCAGCACTTGATCCGCAGACTACCCAATCGATACTTAAGTTATTAAAAGATATCAACCAAAAGCTTGGGTTAACAATAGTCATAATTACACATGAGATGAATGTAGTAAAAGAAATTTGTGATAAGGTCGCAGTAATGGAAAATGGTTATATCGTAGAGCAAAATGACTTAATTCATATTTTTACTAGACCTAAAACAAAAGTAACAAAGGACTTTATATCAACTGTATTTCAAGAAAATAAAATTTATGAACTACTAGAAAAAGATTACTTTTTAAAAGAAATTAATGAAGATGAACTATTAGCAAAAATAGTATTTATAGGTCAAAATACAGGTCAGGCGTTTATTTCAAAAATATCAAGACAGTTTAAAATTGATGCAAGCATATTATTTGGAAATATAGAAATAGTTCAATCAACACCTATTGGATATTTAGTAGTTAAGTTAAGTGGCCAAATTGAAAATATCTTAAATGTAGAAAAGTATCTTAAAGAAAATAATATAGAGTTGGAGGTAATAAAACATGGAAAGTTTAATAACAAACTTACTACCAAATGTAGTTAA
- a CDS encoding cyclic nucleotide-binding domain-containing protein: MEIINDQFLIESYYNELNIKEIFSENMKNDMKVFKFERNEYLCTEDEDISYFAVLITGKAKVFKTLPNGRSLLLSFYKPPQLIGDLELVKNQVTTGTIQALSDCYCLAIPMNKARNELTKDMNFLKFISESLAEKLSVITMNSSVNLLYPLENRLASYINETSSVFNKKSSKYYIDFGDNLVNLAELLGSSYRHLLRTFNGLCKKGVLEKDKYGYSIIDKELLKELAGDLYQNSRFL; this comes from the coding sequence GTGGAAATAATAAATGATCAATTTCTTATAGAAAGTTATTATAATGAATTAAATATAAAAGAGATTTTTAGTGAAAATATGAAAAATGATATGAAAGTGTTTAAATTTGAAAGAAATGAGTATTTATGTACAGAGGATGAAGATATAAGTTATTTTGCAGTTTTAATAACAGGTAAAGCTAAAGTATTTAAAACATTACCAAACGGGAGAAGTTTACTACTAAGTTTTTATAAGCCTCCTCAATTAATTGGAGATTTAGAATTAGTAAAGAATCAAGTTACAACTGGAACTATACAAGCGCTAAGTGATTGCTACTGCTTAGCTATCCCAATGAATAAAGCAAGAAATGAGCTAACTAAAGATATGAATTTTTTGAAATTTATAAGTGAGAGTCTAGCAGAGAAGCTTTCTGTAATAACTATGAACAGTTCTGTAAATTTGCTTTACCCCTTAGAAAATAGACTAGCAAGCTATATAAATGAAACATCTTCTGTATTTAATAAAAAAAGTTCAAAATACTATATAGACTTTGGAGATAACTTAGTTAACTTAGCAGAACTACTAGGGAGTAGTTATAGACATTTATTAAGAACTTTTAATGGGCTATGTAAAAAAGGTGTTTTAGAAAAAGATAAGTATGGATACTCAATAATTGACAAAGAACTTTTAAAAGAGTTAGCAGGGGATTTATATCAAAATTCTAGATTTTTATAA
- a CDS encoding DMT family transporter has translation MLNINYFISIFTGVLLSIMLYLNGSVGEAAGNYASSVIIHIIGLIGIILVLLVTKSKLKNIKGIPLYMFSGGLIGVLTVVFSNISFSNLGVSLTVSVCLLGQLITSIIIDHFGFFNLPISKFNKKKILGISAIIIGICVMTIK, from the coding sequence GTGTTAAATATAAATTATTTTATATCTATATTTACAGGAGTTTTGCTTTCTATAATGTTATACCTAAATGGATCAGTTGGAGAAGCCGCTGGAAATTATGCTTCTAGTGTAATAATTCATATTATAGGTCTTATTGGTATTATTTTAGTACTTTTAGTTACAAAATCTAAATTAAAAAATATTAAAGGTATACCATTGTATATGTTTTCAGGAGGGCTTATAGGAGTTTTAACTGTTGTATTTAGCAACATAAGTTTTTCTAACTTAGGGGTTTCCCTAACAGTATCTGTCTGCTTACTTGGACAATTAATTACATCTATAATTATAGACCACTTTGGATTTTTTAATTTACCTATAAGCAAATTTAATAAAAAAAAGATATTAGGTATTTCTGCTATCATTATTGGTATATGTGTAATGACAATTAAATAA
- a CDS encoding threonine/serine exporter family protein translates to MIWMPIYIHIIFSYLAAVGFAVFLNSPKKTLYVSGAVGMTSWTIYILLMRINFDMISSNFIAASVAALICEILARKIKKPTILFVVPGIITLIPGIGLYNTMYYLMEGDFHLALTTGTNVLLSSGSIALGVIVVSSLFRTYYKNLREKVEVRKAS, encoded by the coding sequence ATGATTTGGATGCCAATTTATATACACATAATATTTTCATATCTAGCAGCAGTTGGTTTCGCAGTATTTTTAAATTCGCCTAAAAAAACTTTATATGTATCTGGCGCTGTGGGAATGACATCATGGACTATATATATACTTTTAATGAGAATTAATTTTGATATGATTAGTTCTAACTTTATAGCAGCATCTGTTGCAGCATTAATTTGTGAAATATTAGCAAGGAAAATTAAAAAGCCTACTATATTATTTGTTGTTCCAGGTATAATAACGTTAATTCCAGGTATTGGGTTATATAATACAATGTATTATCTTATGGAAGGTGATTTCCATTTAGCTCTTACAACAGGTACTAATGTTTTACTATCAAGTGGATCCATTGCTCTTGGAGTTATTGTTGTTTCTTCTTTATTTAGAACATATTATAAAAACTTGAGAGAAAAAGTAGAAGTTAGAAAGGCTTCATAG
- the nrdE gene encoding class 1b ribonucleoside-diphosphate reductase subunit alpha: MNWVELNNQVIIKDAKGKYQLEKDKEALEVYIKEYIYPRLKQFSSIEEKLDYLINKEYYSKDIIDKYNIDFIKQLYKIIEKHNFKFQSYMSANKFYQNYALKSNDGKEILESYNDKVLIVSLALGNGDENRALSLADKLVKQEFQPATPTFLNAGRKRAGEMVSCFLLSVEDSTEGISYAVSSANHLSKIGGGVALNLSKLRAKGESIKDIEGVAGGVIGVAKMLEQSFSYFNQMGARQGSGAVYLSVFHPDFENFLDTKKINADEKIRLASLSLGAIIPDKFMELAEKNEEAYAFYPNSVYKKYKVNLDDISMDYWYDKLSQDNDIKKKTINPRKMLTKIAQMQQESGYPYVLFIDTANREHLLKDVGNIKMSNLCCEILQYQKSSQIEGYTGENIWGQDISCNLGSLNIANVMDNKDIENTVETAIYALSFVSDNTDIKQVPTVKIGNEKSHSIGLGAMNLHGYLVREDILYTSDEAIDFCNVFFAMIRYYAIKSSMKIAIEKNKTFEGFEKSEYAKGKDSEVLSKYYTNSYLPKYDKVKKLFEGIYIPTRKDWSNLLDKVKVNGIYNAYLTAIAPTQSISYVQNATSSIMPITDVVEVRTYGDSTTIYPMPFLTNENMLYYQSAYRMDMRKVIDIVSTVQEHIDQGISTTLFVTDDKTTRDIAKLYIYGYKKGVKSLYYTRTKMTRENNECLVCSV, translated from the coding sequence ATGAACTGGGTAGAACTTAACAATCAAGTTATTATAAAAGATGCTAAAGGTAAGTATCAATTAGAAAAGGACAAAGAAGCACTAGAGGTATATATAAAAGAATATATATACCCTAGGTTAAAGCAGTTTAGTAGCATAGAAGAAAAACTAGATTACTTAATAAATAAAGAATATTATTCTAAGGATATAATAGATAAATATAATATAGACTTTATCAAACAATTATATAAAATTATAGAAAAGCATAATTTTAAATTTCAATCATATATGAGTGCAAATAAGTTTTATCAAAACTATGCCCTAAAAAGTAATGATGGTAAAGAAATATTGGAAAGTTATAATGACAAAGTGTTAATAGTATCTTTAGCACTGGGTAATGGAGATGAAAATAGAGCGTTAAGTTTAGCTGATAAATTAGTAAAACAAGAATTCCAACCAGCAACACCGACATTTTTGAATGCAGGAAGAAAGAGAGCTGGAGAAATGGTGTCGTGCTTCTTACTATCAGTAGAAGATAGCACAGAAGGTATATCTTATGCAGTATCTTCAGCAAATCATTTATCTAAAATAGGTGGAGGAGTAGCTTTAAATTTATCAAAACTTAGAGCTAAAGGTGAGTCTATAAAAGATATAGAGGGCGTTGCAGGTGGAGTTATAGGTGTTGCAAAGATGTTAGAACAATCTTTTAGTTACTTTAACCAAATGGGTGCAAGACAAGGTTCTGGTGCTGTATATTTATCAGTTTTTCATCCTGACTTTGAAAACTTTTTAGATACTAAAAAGATAAATGCAGATGAAAAAATTAGGTTAGCTAGTTTATCTTTAGGAGCTATTATACCTGATAAATTTATGGAACTTGCAGAAAAAAATGAAGAAGCTTATGCATTTTATCCTAACTCAGTATATAAAAAATATAAAGTTAATTTAGATGATATAAGTATGGATTATTGGTATGATAAATTATCACAAGATAATGATATAAAAAAGAAAACAATAAATCCAAGAAAGATGTTAACTAAAATAGCTCAAATGCAACAAGAAAGTGGATATCCTTATGTGTTATTTATAGATACAGCTAACAGAGAGCATTTATTAAAAGATGTTGGAAATATAAAAATGTCTAACTTATGTTGTGAAATTCTACAGTATCAAAAATCTTCACAAATAGAAGGATATACTGGTGAAAATATTTGGGGGCAAGATATAAGTTGCAACTTAGGTTCATTAAATATAGCAAATGTTATGGATAATAAAGATATAGAAAATACAGTTGAAACAGCAATATATGCTCTATCATTTGTATCGGATAATACAGATATAAAACAAGTTCCAACTGTAAAGATAGGAAATGAAAAATCACATTCTATAGGCCTAGGTGCAATGAATTTACATGGGTACCTAGTAAGGGAAGATATATTATATACAAGTGATGAAGCAATAGATTTTTGTAATGTATTTTTTGCAATGATTAGATATTATGCAATTAAGTCATCTATGAAAATAGCAATAGAAAAAAATAAGACATTTGAAGGATTCGAAAAATCAGAATATGCTAAGGGTAAAGATAGTGAGGTATTGTCAAAGTATTATACAAATTCTTATTTACCAAAGTACGATAAAGTGAAAAAATTATTTGAAGGAATATACATACCTACAAGAAAAGATTGGTCTAATTTATTAGATAAAGTAAAAGTAAATGGTATATATAATGCCTATTTGACAGCAATAGCACCAACTCAAAGTATTAGTTATGTACAAAATGCAACATCAAGTATAATGCCTATTACAGATGTTGTTGAAGTAAGGACTTATGGAGATTCAACTACTATTTATCCAATGCCATTTTTAACTAATGAAAACATGTTGTACTATCAATCAGCGTATAGAATGGATATGAGAAAGGTTATAGATATAGTATCAACTGTGCAAGAACATATTGATCAAGGAATATCTACAACGTTATTTGTTACAGATGATAAAACGACTAGGGATATAGCTAAGTTATATATATATGGATATAAAAAAGGTGTTAAAAGTTTATATTACACAAGAACTAAAATGACTAGAGAAAATAATGAGTGCTTAGTATGTTCAGTATAG
- a CDS encoding threonine/serine ThrE exporter family protein, producing MEEKHNHKYKKDVLRLATFIGQLMLTNGAETFRVDDTVKRICKSRGFYHINVFMAPNTIIVSDDRFDGYTFMKVIENRCINLNKIDLLNDFSRKFVSEIDMSIDDAIEELKNLEEKPPHSQIAINIWTAIGSSSFAVLVGGDNLITFMLTLITSVMAMIIYDKVKQVSNIPVFATMVSSLIIGFCGVGLVELGILETPKMLIVGSIMPLLPGVPFIKAIRDLVSGELMSGVGRAIDAGIIATGIAVGVGMAMNIYVKWGGML from the coding sequence ATGGAAGAAAAACATAACCATAAATATAAAAAAGATGTTTTGAGATTAGCTACATTTATAGGCCAATTAATGCTCACTAATGGAGCAGAAACTTTTAGAGTAGATGATACAGTAAAACGAATTTGTAAATCAAGAGGATTTTATCATATAAATGTATTTATGGCGCCAAACACAATAATAGTATCAGATGATCGATTTGATGGATATACGTTTATGAAAGTAATAGAAAACAGATGCATAAACTTAAATAAGATTGATTTATTAAATGATTTTTCAAGAAAATTTGTTAGTGAAATAGATATGTCAATTGATGATGCAATAGAAGAGTTAAAAAACTTAGAGGAGAAACCACCTCACTCACAAATTGCTATAAATATATGGACGGCTATAGGTTCCTCTAGCTTTGCGGTGCTAGTTGGAGGAGATAATCTAATAACATTTATGCTTACTCTTATAACATCAGTAATGGCAATGATTATATATGATAAAGTTAAGCAAGTAAGTAATATACCAGTTTTTGCAACTATGGTTTCATCATTAATAATAGGGTTTTGTGGTGTAGGTCTTGTAGAACTTGGAATATTAGAAACTCCGAAGATGTTAATTGTAGGTTCTATAATGCCACTTTTGCCAGGAGTACCATTTATAAAAGCTATAAGAGATTTAGTATCTGGAGAGTTAATGTCAGGGGTTGGACGAGCAATTGATGCAGGTATTATTGCAACTGGAATTGCAGTAGGTGTTGGTATGGCAATGAATATATATGTTAAATGGGGAGGAATGCTATAA
- the nrdF gene encoding class 1b ribonucleoside-diphosphate reductase subunit beta, whose translation MTFALNKIHKAVNWNKEDDNFTQAFWEQNVKQFWLPEEISISKDIFVWNELSLKEKELYKKVLAGLTLLDTKQGNNGIPSMMSLTDNLQRKAVLSFMGTMEEIHAKSYSSIFMTLLSNSEIDELFKWIETEPTLQKKAELILAQYESTEDEKSLYLSMVTSVFLESFLFYSGFFYPLYLAGQGKMVASGEIISLILRDESLHGKYIGLLAQEIYNNFNESDKLKLKNRMYTILNNLMENEIEYTKCIYKESRLEDEVINFLKYNANRALENLGFEEFYEVNDINPIVLNGLSTETKNHDFFSTKGNGYQKGIYEELEDEDFIV comes from the coding sequence ATGACATTTGCATTAAATAAAATACATAAGGCTGTTAACTGGAATAAAGAAGACGATAATTTTACACAAGCCTTCTGGGAACAAAATGTAAAACAGTTTTGGTTACCAGAAGAAATATCTATTTCTAAAGATATTTTTGTTTGGAATGAATTAAGCCTAAAAGAAAAAGAACTATATAAAAAAGTATTAGCAGGATTAACATTGTTAGATACAAAACAAGGTAATAATGGAATACCTTCTATGATGAGTTTAACTGATAATCTTCAAAGAAAAGCTGTTTTATCATTTATGGGAACAATGGAAGAAATTCATGCTAAAAGTTATTCATCTATATTTATGACTCTTCTATCAAACAGTGAAATAGATGAGTTATTTAAATGGATTGAAACTGAGCCTACATTACAGAAAAAGGCTGAACTTATTTTAGCACAATATGAAAGTACCGAAGATGAAAAAAGTTTGTATTTATCAATGGTTACTAGTGTATTTTTAGAAAGCTTTTTATTTTATTCAGGATTTTTCTACCCTCTATACTTGGCGGGTCAAGGAAAAATGGTTGCTAGTGGGGAAATAATATCACTTATACTTAGAGATGAATCTCTACATGGAAAATATATAGGACTTTTAGCGCAAGAAATATATAATAATTTTAATGAGAGTGACAAATTAAAATTAAAGAATCGCATGTATACTATTTTAAATAATCTTATGGAAAATGAGATAGAATATACTAAATGCATATATAAAGAAAGTAGACTAGAAGATGAAGTTATTAACTTTTTAAAATATAATGCTAATAGAGCTTTAGAAAATCTAGGGTTTGAAGAATTTTATGAAGTGAATGATATAAATCCAATAGTTTTAAATGGATTAAGTACAGAAACCAAAAATCATGATTTTTTTTCAACTAAAGGTAACGGATATCAAAAAGGAATTTATGAAGAATTAGAAGATGAAGACTTTATAGTCTAA
- a CDS encoding DEAD/DEAH box helicase: protein MIFSIMKTGEIMNFINKDFLNYFKSKPKQEVKLDVSLELIGEDSIRCDFYIGIDNMYKLKNLRDFSKARLNAQDIIYGPDFMYNISNNYFGYDEEKIVEIIEEYGMSLSYTSSLREQQSMYLNGASVKRLIEALEYKDFEFKYRNLYYTPKIIKGDLPISITLEMDNNKVLLKSENKLPVPISQRGDVVFYNGDIYLLSGENGIYYKKLYTVLEKYNEISFKSEEVSEVLTNVVPKLEKITNNVIIDENIEENISEKLLVRYYFDLEEDKITCNIKFNYEGENEGKFIVKNEQKEEEAIYRLYTYYFEKDNNKYVFTGNDEQLYDFLTVEINRLKNIGEVYYSDKLKAKKIYGSSSIRIGLGEEINHYLEFNFKIDGVNEKEYKNIIKAFKDDKRFYKLGNGNFINLEEQETKDTFKLMESLGFTSDFNRMQINTNKALYIENLMTNKKLPYIEGIEKIREIAGKIKKLDEQKTEIPKDLNATLRDYQIDGLNWFKTLEKCGFGGILADEMGLGKTLQTITFLLSEKDKKSLIITPTSVVYNWKKEFEKFAPSLKIVVAHGGKKEREKIISNIDSYDVILTTYGSLRNDIEKYEEINFDYCIIDEAQNIKNPTAISTDAVKSINAHSKFALTGTPIENNLLELWSIFDFIMPGYLYSLRKFDAIFIKDESQLENLKKMIKPFILRRTKKQVIKELPDKIEKEFLVELNRDQKKVYAIYADYTKKKLEEQNNKITVFSYLTKLRQLCLDPSIVIDDYSGKSAKIETCLEIIRDYIRINNKILVFSQFTTVLENIGERLDKNNIKYLYLDGQTKAEERLKLVDEFNKSKEKKVFLISLKAGGTGLNLTSANTVIHFDPWWNPAVENQASDRAHRYGQREVVEVIKLIAKGTIEEKIVRLQENKKELIDDIINNDLSQGNILKGLSEKEMLDLFK from the coding sequence ATGATATTTAGCATAATGAAAACAGGTGAGATAATGAACTTTATAAATAAAGATTTTTTAAATTATTTTAAAAGTAAGCCAAAACAAGAAGTAAAGTTAGACGTGAGTTTAGAACTTATAGGAGAAGATAGCATAAGATGTGATTTTTATATAGGAATAGATAATATGTATAAATTAAAAAATCTTAGAGACTTTTCCAAAGCTAGGTTAAACGCTCAGGATATAATATATGGACCGGATTTTATGTACAATATATCAAACAACTATTTTGGATATGATGAAGAAAAAATAGTTGAGATTATAGAAGAATATGGAATGAGTCTTTCTTATACATCGTCGTTAAGAGAACAGCAATCAATGTATTTAAATGGGGCATCAGTAAAAAGACTAATAGAAGCTCTTGAGTATAAAGACTTTGAATTTAAATATAGAAACTTGTACTATACTCCAAAAATAATTAAGGGAGATTTGCCTATAAGTATAACCTTAGAAATGGATAATAATAAAGTTTTACTAAAAAGTGAGAATAAGTTACCAGTTCCTATATCTCAAAGGGGTGATGTAGTATTTTATAATGGAGATATATATTTATTAAGTGGAGAAAATGGAATATATTATAAGAAATTATATACTGTACTAGAAAAATATAATGAAATATCTTTTAAGTCAGAAGAAGTAAGTGAAGTTTTAACAAATGTAGTTCCAAAGCTTGAAAAGATAACTAATAATGTAATTATTGATGAAAATATAGAAGAAAATATAAGTGAAAAATTATTAGTTAGATATTATTTTGATTTAGAAGAAGATAAAATAACATGTAATATTAAGTTTAACTATGAAGGTGAAAATGAAGGTAAATTTATAGTTAAAAATGAGCAAAAAGAAGAAGAAGCAATATATAGACTTTATACATACTATTTTGAAAAAGACAATAATAAATATGTATTTACAGGAAATGATGAACAGTTATATGATTTTTTAACAGTTGAGATAAATAGACTTAAAAATATAGGAGAAGTTTATTATTCTGATAAGTTAAAAGCAAAAAAAATATATGGTTCAAGTTCTATAAGAATAGGATTAGGTGAAGAAATAAACCATTATTTAGAGTTTAATTTTAAAATAGATGGAGTTAATGAAAAAGAATATAAAAATATAATAAAAGCTTTCAAAGACGACAAAAGGTTTTATAAATTGGGAAATGGAAACTTTATAAATTTAGAAGAGCAAGAAACCAAAGATACATTTAAATTGATGGAGAGTTTAGGTTTTACTAGTGATTTTAATCGTATGCAGATAAATACAAACAAGGCATTATATATTGAAAATTTAATGACTAATAAAAAATTACCTTATATAGAGGGTATAGAAAAAATAAGAGAAATTGCAGGTAAGATAAAAAAACTTGATGAGCAAAAAACAGAAATTCCAAAAGACTTAAACGCAACCCTTAGAGATTATCAAATAGATGGTCTAAATTGGTTTAAAACATTAGAAAAATGTGGGTTTGGAGGGATACTAGCTGATGAAATGGGATTAGGTAAAACATTGCAAACTATAACATTTTTATTATCAGAAAAGGATAAAAAAAGTTTAATAATAACTCCAACATCAGTTGTATATAATTGGAAAAAAGAATTTGAAAAATTTGCTCCTAGCTTAAAAATCGTAGTAGCTCATGGTGGTAAAAAAGAAAGGGAAAAAATAATAAGCAATATAGATTCTTATGATGTGATTTTAACTACATATGGATCTTTAAGAAATGATATTGAAAAATATGAAGAAATAAATTTCGATTATTGCATAATAGATGAAGCTCAAAATATAAAAAACCCAACTGCAATAAGTACAGATGCTGTAAAATCTATAAATGCACATAGTAAATTTGCTCTTACTGGAACTCCAATAGAAAATAATTTATTGGAACTTTGGTCTATATTTGATTTTATAATGCCAGGGTATTTGTATAGTCTAAGAAAATTCGATGCTATATTTATTAAAGACGAAAGTCAATTAGAAAATCTGAAAAAAATGATAAAACCGTTTATACTAAGAAGAACAAAAAAACAAGTTATAAAAGAGCTTCCTGATAAGATAGAAAAGGAATTTTTAGTTGAATTGAATAGAGATCAAAAAAAGGTATATGCAATATATGCAGATTATACAAAGAAAAAACTAGAAGAGCAAAATAATAAAATAACGGTATTTTCTTATCTGACAAAATTAAGACAACTTTGCTTAGATCCAAGTATAGTAATAGATGACTATAGTGGAAAAAGTGCTAAAATAGAGACTTGCTTAGAAATTATAAGGGATTATATTCGAATAAATAATAAAATCTTAGTCTTTTCTCAATTTACAACTGTTCTTGAAAATATAGGTGAAAGATTGGATAAAAATAATATAAAATATTTATATTTAGATGGTCAAACTAAAGCTGAAGAAAGATTAAAATTAGTTGATGAATTTAATAAAAGTAAAGAAAAAAAAGTATTTTTAATATCCTTAAAAGCAGGGGGAACTGGACTAAATCTAACTTCAGCAAATACTGTAATTCACTTTGATCCATGGTGGAATCCTGCAGTAGAAAATCAAGCGAGTGATAGAGCACATAGATATGGGCAAAGAGAAGTAGTGGAAGTTATAAAACTTATAGCGAAGGGTACTATTGAGGAAAAGATTGTAAGACTTCAAGAAAATAAAAAAGAATTAATTGATGATATAATAAATAATGATTTATCCCAAGGAAATATTTTAAAAGGATTATCTGAAAAAGAAATGTTAGATTTATTTAAATAA